One region of Xylanimonas ulmi genomic DNA includes:
- a CDS encoding ABC transporter substrate-binding protein, with translation MPITRAHRRMAAAGAVVAVTLTGCASTSSASNTDDADLTPVTLQLQWVAQAQFAGYYAALDQGYYADEGLDVTIQEAGTDTVPIDVLAAGDADYAISWVPKVLGSIEQGTDVTDVAQIFERSGTLQISFAGAGITTPADLAGKKVGSWGYGNEWELFAGMQAAGVDTSNDIDLVQQAFDMNGFLSGDIDAAQAMTYNEYAQVLETVNPQTGELYQPEDLSVIDWNDAGAAMLQDAIWADAARLADDEEYADTTVRFIKASIKGWVFARDHAQDAADIVTAAGSTLGSSHQLWQTNEVNKLIWPSTSGIGTINADQWNQTVDIAMGTKNETGATIITAAPPATAYSNEYVDKALAELKAEGVDVMGAGFEPLTVTLREGGN, from the coding sequence ATGCCCATCACCCGAGCCCACCGCCGGATGGCGGCCGCCGGCGCCGTCGTCGCCGTCACCCTGACCGGTTGCGCCAGCACCTCGAGCGCGAGCAACACCGACGACGCCGACCTCACCCCCGTCACACTGCAACTCCAGTGGGTGGCCCAGGCGCAGTTCGCCGGGTACTACGCCGCCCTCGACCAGGGCTACTACGCCGACGAGGGCCTCGACGTCACGATCCAGGAGGCCGGCACCGACACGGTGCCGATCGACGTGCTGGCCGCCGGCGACGCCGACTACGCCATCTCCTGGGTGCCGAAGGTCCTCGGCTCGATCGAGCAGGGAACCGACGTGACCGATGTCGCCCAGATCTTCGAGCGGTCGGGCACGCTGCAGATCTCGTTCGCCGGCGCCGGCATCACCACACCCGCGGACCTCGCCGGAAAGAAGGTCGGCAGTTGGGGATACGGCAACGAGTGGGAGCTCTTCGCGGGCATGCAGGCGGCCGGAGTCGACACCAGCAACGACATCGACCTCGTCCAGCAGGCGTTCGACATGAACGGCTTCCTCTCCGGAGACATCGACGCCGCCCAGGCGATGACGTACAACGAGTACGCCCAGGTGCTCGAGACCGTGAACCCGCAGACCGGCGAGCTGTACCAGCCGGAGGACCTCTCCGTCATCGACTGGAACGACGCGGGCGCCGCGATGCTTCAAGACGCCATCTGGGCGGACGCCGCTCGGCTCGCGGACGACGAGGAGTACGCCGACACGACGGTGCGCTTCATCAAGGCGTCCATCAAGGGCTGGGTGTTCGCGCGCGACCACGCCCAGGACGCCGCGGACATCGTGACCGCGGCTGGCTCCACGCTCGGCTCCAGCCACCAGTTGTGGCAGACGAACGAGGTCAACAAACTCATCTGGCCGTCCACGAGCGGGATCGGCACGATCAACGCCGACCAGTGGAACCAGACGGTCGACATCGCGATGGGCACCAAGAACGAGACCGGCGCCACGATCATCACCGCGGCGCCACCGGCCACGGCCTACTCCAACGAGTACGTCGACAAGGCGCTCGCCGAGCTCAAGGCGGAGGGCGTCGACGTGATGGGCGCGGGCTTCGAGCCACTCACCGTCACGCTCCGCGAGGGCGGCAACTGA
- a CDS encoding ABC transporter permease: MRATASIPSTATLRAVVAPVLLGALAIAAWQGVVVAFHVRPFVVPSPSAIAAELSGNVQVIGDAALGTARNALIGFVVGVLAAVGGAALAAAVRVVDRATAPLVTAASVVPIVALAPVLYTAFGTDNRSARVVVAAITAFIPVYVNSLRGLNTVAPIHRDLLRAYAATPWQATRTVTLPGALPYFCTGLRIASSVAVISALVAEYFGGPVDGLGKAITSAVSSSRYALAWAYVVGAVVIGLVFYCATYLVERAVLRGRPA; the protein is encoded by the coding sequence ATGAGGGCGACCGCATCAATTCCGTCGACAGCGACGCTCAGAGCCGTCGTCGCCCCAGTTCTGCTGGGCGCGCTCGCGATCGCAGCGTGGCAGGGCGTCGTCGTCGCGTTCCACGTGCGCCCGTTCGTCGTCCCCAGTCCCTCGGCCATCGCCGCGGAACTGAGCGGCAACGTCCAGGTGATCGGCGATGCGGCGCTCGGCACGGCCCGCAACGCCCTGATCGGCTTCGTCGTCGGCGTGCTGGCCGCGGTGGGCGGCGCGGCGCTCGCCGCGGCGGTGCGGGTTGTCGACCGGGCGACCGCGCCACTGGTCACGGCGGCCTCTGTGGTGCCGATCGTGGCGCTCGCGCCCGTGCTGTACACCGCGTTCGGCACGGACAACCGCAGCGCGCGGGTGGTCGTCGCGGCGATCACCGCGTTCATCCCCGTCTACGTCAACTCCTTGCGGGGTCTGAACACGGTGGCGCCCATCCACCGAGACCTGCTGCGGGCGTACGCGGCCACGCCGTGGCAGGCGACGCGCACCGTCACCCTTCCCGGCGCGCTCCCCTACTTCTGCACGGGCCTGCGCATCGCGTCGTCGGTCGCCGTGATCTCGGCGCTCGTCGCCGAGTACTTCGGAGGACCGGTCGACGGGCTCGGCAAAGCCATCACGTCAGCCGTCTCGTCCAGCCGGTACGCGCTCGCCTGGGCCTACGTGGTCGGCGCCGTCGTGATCGGCCTGGTCTTCTACTGCGCCACCTACCTCGTCGAGCGCGCCGTCTTGCGCGGTCGCCCGGCGTGA
- a CDS encoding ABC transporter ATP-binding protein, whose protein sequence is MSTPSALTAATGSAAAPTLGPAPAVVAERLGKVYRTGAGEVVALHDVDLTVHAGEFVSLIGPSGCGKSTLMRLVADLEQPSAGALRVFGRDAEQARRAQDYGIAFQQAGLLPWRTVRGNVELPLELTREPRRARAARADELLDLVGLREFAGHHPHQLSGGMQQRVAIARSLARSPSLLLMDEPFGALDEMTRERMQSELLRIRERTQAAVIFVTHSIPEAVYLSDRVVIMSPRPGRVRQIVPVTLGAAGERSEGLREDAAFYDRVSAVREALHGAAVAARGMDVR, encoded by the coding sequence ATGAGCACGCCCTCTGCCCTCACCGCGGCCACCGGCTCGGCGGCCGCACCCACCCTCGGCCCCGCGCCCGCCGTCGTCGCCGAACGGCTCGGGAAGGTCTACCGCACGGGCGCGGGCGAGGTCGTCGCCCTGCACGATGTCGACCTCACCGTCCACGCGGGCGAGTTCGTCTCCCTCATCGGGCCGTCGGGGTGCGGAAAGTCGACGCTCATGCGCCTGGTCGCCGACCTGGAGCAGCCCAGCGCCGGCGCCCTGCGCGTCTTCGGTCGTGACGCCGAGCAGGCCCGCCGGGCCCAGGACTACGGCATCGCGTTCCAGCAAGCCGGACTCCTGCCCTGGCGCACGGTGCGCGGCAACGTCGAGCTGCCCCTGGAGCTGACCCGCGAGCCGCGCCGGGCCCGGGCCGCGCGCGCCGACGAGCTGCTCGACCTCGTCGGGCTGCGCGAGTTCGCCGGTCACCACCCGCATCAGCTCTCTGGCGGCATGCAGCAGCGCGTCGCGATCGCCCGGTCGTTGGCCCGCAGCCCCAGCCTGCTGTTGATGGACGAGCCGTTCGGCGCCCTCGACGAGATGACCCGCGAGCGGATGCAGTCCGAACTCCTGCGCATCCGCGAGCGCACCCAGGCGGCGGTGATCTTCGTGACCCACTCGATCCCTGAGGCGGTCTATCTGTCCGACCGCGTCGTGATCATGTCGCCCCGCCCTGGGCGTGTGCGACAGATCGTGCCGGTGACGCTCGGGGCCGCTGGGGAGCGGTCAGAGGGTCTGCGTGAGGATGCCGCGTTCTACGACCGGGTCTCGGCCGTGCGCGAGGCGCTGCACGGAGCCGCGGTCGCAGCCCGTGGGATGGACGTGCGATGA
- a CDS encoding ABC transporter permease yields MSVLAPDRPRRRLPQRRMRSAALGATGVLALALAWEAYKAVAPADGVVVGGARVLPRSSDVAMPHLWDMVTRALEPVNSSPTAQPLWLAVLGACLFSLGVAAVGWLVGVVVGLGVAALMQRFRTAESALAPWVVLSQTVPLIALAPLVKRWGAQLQLGPVDWQDWMSVAVIASYLAFFPVSVGALRGLASAQAVHIDLMRSYGVGWWRTLLTVRLPASVPHLLPALYLAAANAVVGTIVAEVSTGLRGGVGRMIVEFGASGSSDPAKQWSPIAGAVLLGLLATGVVRLIALALRRYHSTEVS; encoded by the coding sequence ATGAGCGTGTTGGCGCCCGACCGCCCGCGGCGGCGCCTCCCGCAGCGCCGCATGCGCTCGGCGGCCCTGGGCGCCACCGGTGTGCTCGCGCTCGCCCTGGCCTGGGAGGCGTACAAGGCCGTCGCGCCCGCCGACGGCGTGGTCGTCGGCGGAGCGCGGGTGCTGCCCCGCTCAAGCGACGTGGCGATGCCGCACCTGTGGGACATGGTCACGCGCGCCCTGGAGCCGGTGAACTCCTCGCCGACGGCGCAGCCCCTGTGGCTCGCCGTCCTCGGCGCCTGCCTGTTCTCACTGGGCGTCGCCGCCGTCGGCTGGCTCGTCGGCGTCGTCGTCGGGCTCGGCGTCGCGGCGCTCATGCAGCGCTTCCGCACCGCCGAGTCCGCGCTGGCGCCGTGGGTGGTGCTCAGCCAGACCGTCCCGCTCATCGCGCTCGCGCCCCTCGTCAAGCGCTGGGGCGCCCAACTCCAACTCGGACCCGTCGACTGGCAGGACTGGATGTCCGTGGCCGTCATCGCCTCCTACCTCGCGTTCTTCCCGGTGTCGGTCGGAGCGTTGCGCGGACTCGCCTCAGCGCAGGCCGTACACATCGACCTCATGCGCTCCTATGGGGTCGGCTGGTGGCGCACTCTGCTCACCGTGCGGCTGCCGGCCAGCGTCCCGCACCTCCTGCCGGCCCTTTACCTGGCTGCGGCCAACGCCGTCGTCGGGACCATCGTCGCGGAGGTCTCCACCGGCCTGCGCGGCGGCGTCGGACGCATGATCGTCGAGTTCGGCGCCAGCGGCTCCAGCGACCCCGCCAAGCAGTGGTCGCCCATCGCCGGCGCCGTCCTGCTGGGACTGCTCGCCACCGGCGTCGTCCGGCTCATCGCCCTGGCCCTGCGCAGGTACCACTCCACGGAGGTCTCATGA
- a CDS encoding TIGR03842 family LLM class F420-dependent oxidoreductase, producing MDFGVVFQNDPPASRVVDLAVQAENHGFDYVWTFDSPLLWQEPFVVYSAILAATRKVIVGPMVTNPATRDWTVLASMFATLNEMYGNRTVCGIGRGDSAVRTINGRPSNLATLRDAVQVIRELASSRAAEVNGRTVRFPWSKGSSLEMWVAAYGPRALQLAGEVGDGYILQLADPDIAAWMIRAVRDSAEAAGRDPDAITFCVAAPAYVGDGSSPSARAHMREQCRWFGGMVGNHVADIVARYGTDSAVPAALTNYIKEREGYDYNQHGRAGNTHAAFVPDEIVERFCLLGSPHEHVERLSALRELGVDQFAAYVQHDNKEETLRRYGEHVIPAMAESLVATA from the coding sequence ATGGACTTCGGTGTGGTCTTCCAGAACGACCCGCCCGCCTCACGCGTCGTCGACCTGGCCGTCCAGGCCGAGAACCACGGCTTCGACTACGTGTGGACGTTTGACTCGCCCCTGCTGTGGCAGGAGCCGTTCGTCGTGTACTCGGCGATCCTGGCGGCCACGCGCAAGGTGATCGTCGGGCCGATGGTCACCAACCCGGCCACCCGGGACTGGACCGTGCTCGCGTCGATGTTCGCCACGCTCAACGAGATGTACGGCAACCGCACGGTGTGCGGCATCGGTCGCGGGGACTCGGCGGTCCGCACCATCAACGGCCGCCCGTCAAACCTCGCCACCCTGCGCGACGCCGTTCAGGTGATCCGTGAGCTCGCCAGCTCGCGTGCGGCCGAGGTCAACGGGCGCACCGTGCGGTTCCCCTGGTCCAAGGGCTCGAGCCTCGAGATGTGGGTGGCCGCGTACGGGCCTAGGGCGCTGCAGCTGGCCGGCGAGGTCGGCGATGGCTACATCCTGCAGCTCGCGGACCCCGACATCGCCGCGTGGATGATCCGCGCCGTGCGCGACTCGGCGGAGGCGGCCGGACGCGACCCGGACGCCATCACGTTCTGCGTGGCGGCGCCCGCGTATGTCGGCGATGGGTCCTCGCCCTCGGCGCGAGCCCACATGCGCGAGCAGTGCCGATGGTTCGGCGGCATGGTCGGCAACCACGTCGCGGACATCGTCGCGCGGTACGGCACCGACTCCGCCGTGCCTGCGGCCTTGACGAACTACATCAAGGAGCGCGAGGGCTACGACTACAACCAGCACGGCCGCGCGGGCAACACACACGCCGCGTTCGTGCCGGACGAGATCGTCGAGCGGTTCTGCCTCCTGGGCTCGCCGCACGAGCACGTCGAGCGGCTCAGCGCGCTGCGCGAGCTCGGCGTGGACCAGTTCGCCGCCTATGTGCAGCACGACAACAAGGAGGAGACCCTGCGCCGGTACGGCGAGCACGTGATCCCCGCCATGGCCGAGTCGCTGGTGGCAACCGCATGA
- the hydA gene encoding dihydropyrimidinase, which produces MKTLISGGTVVSSTGRTVADVLVDGETIAAVLAPGSTALGVDLATSVDRVIDASGKYVVPGGIDAHTHMEMPFGGTFASDTFETGTTAAAWGGTTTIVDFVVQYPDQNPLEQYALWHDKAAGQCAIDYGFHQILSDVQDSSLKAMDELVAEGVTSFKLFMAYQGVFLSDDGQILRAMQKASDNGAMIMMHAENGSVIDVLVRQALEAGNTSPYHHGLTRPWQAEAEATSRAIMLADLTGAPLYVVHVSAKQAVEQIAIARDKGQNVFGETCPQYLYLSLEEQLAAHSERWGAFEGAKWVCSTPLRSRAEGHQDHMWQALRTNDVQLVSTDHCPFCMKDQKELGLDNFAKIPNGIGSVEHRMDLMYQGVVSGQISLERWVEITSTTPARMFGMWGRKGVIAPGADADVVVYDPAGHTSIGVGKTHHMNMDYSAWEGFEVDGHVDLVMSRGTVLVSDGAFHGRPGHGQYVRRGLSQYLL; this is translated from the coding sequence GTGAAGACCCTCATCAGCGGCGGCACGGTCGTCAGCTCCACCGGACGAACCGTGGCTGACGTCCTCGTGGACGGAGAGACGATCGCAGCGGTGCTCGCCCCCGGATCGACCGCCCTCGGCGTCGACCTCGCGACGTCGGTCGACCGCGTGATCGACGCGAGCGGCAAGTACGTGGTCCCCGGTGGCATCGACGCCCACACGCATATGGAGATGCCTTTCGGCGGCACGTTCGCCTCCGACACCTTCGAGACCGGTACGACCGCCGCGGCGTGGGGAGGCACGACGACGATCGTCGACTTCGTCGTCCAGTACCCCGACCAGAACCCGCTGGAGCAGTACGCGCTGTGGCATGACAAGGCCGCTGGGCAGTGTGCGATCGACTACGGGTTCCACCAGATCCTGTCGGATGTGCAGGACTCCTCGCTCAAGGCGATGGACGAGCTCGTCGCAGAGGGCGTCACCAGCTTCAAGCTCTTCATGGCATACCAAGGCGTCTTCCTGTCCGACGACGGACAGATTCTGCGGGCGATGCAGAAGGCGTCGGACAACGGCGCGATGATCATGATGCACGCCGAGAACGGCTCGGTCATCGACGTCCTGGTCCGCCAGGCGCTCGAAGCCGGCAACACCTCGCCCTACCATCACGGGCTCACCCGCCCGTGGCAGGCCGAGGCGGAGGCGACCAGCAGGGCCATCATGCTCGCCGACCTCACCGGCGCCCCGTTGTACGTGGTGCACGTGTCCGCCAAGCAGGCGGTCGAGCAGATCGCGATCGCACGCGACAAAGGCCAGAACGTCTTCGGCGAGACCTGCCCGCAGTACCTCTATCTCTCGCTTGAGGAGCAGCTCGCGGCGCACAGCGAGCGGTGGGGCGCGTTCGAAGGCGCCAAATGGGTGTGCTCGACGCCGTTGCGCTCCCGAGCGGAAGGGCACCAGGACCACATGTGGCAGGCGCTGCGGACCAATGACGTACAACTCGTCTCCACCGACCACTGCCCGTTCTGCATGAAGGACCAAAAGGAGCTCGGACTCGACAACTTCGCCAAGATCCCCAACGGCATCGGGTCGGTCGAGCACCGGATGGACCTGATGTACCAGGGCGTCGTCTCTGGGCAGATCTCGCTCGAGCGATGGGTGGAGATCACCTCGACCACCCCGGCCCGCATGTTCGGGATGTGGGGGCGCAAGGGCGTCATCGCACCGGGGGCCGACGCCGACGTCGTGGTCTACGACCCGGCGGGGCACACGAGCATCGGGGTGGGCAAGACCCACCACATGAACATGGACTACTCCGCCTGGGAGGGCTTCGAGGTCGACGGCCACGTCGACCTCGTCATGTCCCGCGGGACGGTCCTCGTCTCCGACGGGGCGTTCCACGGCAGGCCCGGTCACGGCCAGTACGTCCGCCGCGGTCTGTCCCAGTACCTCCTGTGA
- a CDS encoding nitrilase-related carbon-nitrogen hydrolase, whose translation MSVVRVAFTQARWTGDKESMIRLHEEWTRQAASAGAQIIAFQELFYGPYFGITQDTAYYDYAESVPGPTTERFAALAKELGIVMVLPVYEEEQPGVLYNTAAVIDADGAFLGKYRKHHIPNLPKFWEKFYFRPGNLGYPVFETAYGRIGVNICYDRHFPEGWRILALHGAQIIFNPNATAPGISNKLWEIEQPAAAVANGVFIVANNRVGLEDNEYGAQAVPFYGSSYAVGPDGNYVGEVGSSTEDQLLIRDLDLDQMRVVRERWQFFRDRRPEAYGPIVAP comes from the coding sequence ATGAGCGTCGTGCGCGTCGCGTTCACCCAGGCACGATGGACCGGTGACAAGGAGTCGATGATCCGCCTCCACGAGGAGTGGACCCGCCAGGCGGCCTCGGCCGGCGCCCAGATCATCGCCTTCCAGGAGCTGTTCTACGGCCCGTACTTCGGAATCACCCAGGACACCGCGTACTACGACTACGCGGAGTCGGTGCCGGGACCGACGACGGAGCGATTCGCCGCCCTCGCCAAAGAGCTCGGCATCGTCATGGTGCTGCCGGTGTACGAAGAGGAGCAGCCCGGCGTCCTCTACAACACCGCCGCCGTGATCGACGCCGACGGCGCCTTCCTCGGCAAGTACCGCAAGCACCACATCCCCAACCTGCCCAAGTTCTGGGAGAAGTTCTACTTCCGGCCGGGCAACCTGGGCTATCCCGTCTTCGAGACCGCGTACGGCCGGATCGGCGTCAACATCTGCTACGACCGCCATTTCCCCGAGGGGTGGCGCATCCTCGCGCTCCACGGCGCGCAGATCATCTTCAACCCCAACGCCACGGCGCCGGGCATCTCGAACAAGCTCTGGGAGATCGAGCAGCCCGCCGCCGCCGTCGCCAACGGCGTGTTCATCGTCGCGAACAACCGCGTCGGCCTTGAGGACAACGAGTACGGCGCGCAGGCCGTGCCGTTCTACGGCTCCTCCTACGCCGTCGGCCCCGACGGCAACTATGTCGGCGAGGTCGGATCGTCCACCGAGGACCAGTTGCTCATCCGCGATCTGGACCTGGACCAGATGCGCGTCGTGCGTGAGCGCTGGCAGTTCTTCCGCGACCGCCGCCCGGAGGCGTACGGGCCGATCGTCGCGCCCTGA
- a CDS encoding PLP-dependent aminotransferase family protein: MEVQPGRPARMDAGTVAEHARGTDPSAIAATVSWLVRSGRLQPGDRLPTVRALASALGVSPGTVSAAFQALSAVGLIASRGRAGTHVLPPAATWLPPRYQRLSGSADEPGRQTPEPWLDLSSGTPDPLLLPSMRKALVRAAGLAPVADTHRYVDVPLLPELEGLLRQSWPFQAQRLTVVNGGMDAIARTLEQVVRFGDPVAVEDPGFPPFFDLLDQLGAVRAPVALDRAGVRPGSLAKALDAGARVLVLQPRAQNPTGVDMSPTRARELTRVLRAHPHVLVIEDDHSGQIASARDVTLGGFLPDRVVHVRSFSKSHGPDLRIAAVGGPARVLDAVVRRRMLGPGWTSRLVQRMLADMLDDGEVIDVVSHARRVYHARRRALLGALAEHHVDLPLGDGINLWLPVRDEQRAVAQLAAAGIRVSPGAPFHATAQPRGGDHVRVSLGLLRDEVPAVAAALARAAAA; this comes from the coding sequence GTGGAGGTGCAGCCCGGGCGCCCGGCACGGATGGACGCGGGGACGGTCGCGGAGCACGCGCGCGGGACCGACCCCAGCGCGATCGCCGCCACGGTGTCGTGGCTGGTGCGCTCGGGGCGGCTCCAACCCGGCGACCGCCTCCCGACGGTGCGCGCGCTCGCGAGCGCGCTCGGGGTCAGCCCCGGGACCGTCAGCGCTGCGTTCCAAGCGCTGTCCGCGGTCGGGTTGATCGCCTCGCGCGGGCGTGCCGGCACGCATGTGCTGCCCCCGGCCGCGACGTGGCTGCCGCCGCGCTACCAGCGCCTGTCGGGCAGCGCCGACGAACCCGGTCGGCAGACGCCTGAGCCTTGGCTCGACCTGTCCTCCGGCACGCCTGACCCGCTGCTCCTGCCGTCGATGCGGAAAGCTCTCGTCCGGGCGGCTGGACTCGCGCCGGTCGCCGACACCCACCGCTACGTCGACGTGCCGCTCCTGCCCGAGCTCGAAGGCCTGCTGCGCCAGTCGTGGCCGTTCCAGGCCCAACGTCTGACGGTGGTCAACGGAGGGATGGACGCGATCGCGCGGACGCTGGAGCAGGTGGTGAGGTTTGGCGACCCGGTCGCAGTCGAGGATCCGGGTTTCCCGCCCTTCTTCGACCTGCTCGACCAGCTCGGAGCCGTGCGGGCGCCTGTCGCCCTCGACCGCGCGGGGGTGCGGCCGGGCTCCCTCGCGAAGGCGCTCGATGCGGGGGCCCGCGTGCTCGTGCTGCAGCCGCGGGCGCAGAACCCGACAGGAGTCGATATGTCACCCACGCGCGCGCGTGAGCTGACCCGGGTGTTGCGTGCGCACCCGCACGTGCTCGTGATCGAGGACGACCACTCAGGCCAGATCGCCTCGGCGCGTGACGTGACGCTCGGCGGCTTCCTCCCGGACCGGGTCGTCCACGTGCGGTCCTTCTCCAAGTCGCACGGTCCGGACCTGCGCATCGCCGCGGTCGGCGGGCCGGCCAGGGTGCTCGACGCCGTCGTGCGACGCCGCATGCTCGGGCCGGGGTGGACGAGCCGGCTCGTGCAGCGGATGCTCGCCGACATGCTCGACGACGGTGAGGTGATCGACGTCGTCTCGCACGCACGACGCGTCTACCACGCCCGTCGCCGTGCGCTGCTGGGGGCGCTGGCCGAGCATCACGTGGACCTGCCGCTCGGCGACGGCATCAACCTGTGGCTGCCGGTGCGTGACGAGCAGCGCGCGGTGGCGCAATTGGCGGCCGCCGGCATCCGCGTCTCACCCGGCGCACCGTTCCACGCGACGGCGCAGCCACGCGGGGGCGACCACGTGCGCGTGTCGCTCGGACTGCTCCGTGACGAGGTGCCCGCGGTCGCCGCTGCGCTGGCACGCGCCGCGGCCGCATGA
- a CDS encoding TetR/AcrR family transcriptional regulator: MTEGNEQASARGAQTRRRLLDGAEAVLRRSGYAGASARTIGAAAGVNAALVFYHFGGVDQLLLATLDRSSARRMQAHRATAARARTVEELVEAAVTIYRADLEDGYLAQFSELVAAAVTKPALRTEINARAEPWVAFVEEHWQRVVVGTPLARLLPARDVANAAITYYLGANLFSVIDPTGARTEGVFDLARRLAPRTRLLTLRLPRR; encoded by the coding sequence ATGACGGAGGGGAACGAGCAGGCCAGCGCGCGCGGAGCGCAGACACGGCGGCGGCTCCTCGACGGGGCGGAGGCCGTCCTGCGCAGGAGCGGGTACGCGGGAGCGTCCGCCCGCACGATCGGCGCGGCCGCCGGGGTGAACGCGGCGCTCGTCTTCTACCACTTCGGCGGCGTCGACCAGCTCCTGCTCGCCACCCTGGACCGGTCGTCCGCCCGGCGCATGCAGGCGCACCGCGCCACGGCGGCCCGCGCCCGGACGGTCGAGGAGCTCGTCGAGGCAGCCGTCACGATCTACCGCGCGGATCTTGAGGACGGCTACCTCGCGCAGTTCAGCGAGTTGGTGGCCGCCGCGGTCACCAAACCCGCGCTGCGCACGGAGATCAACGCCCGCGCTGAGCCCTGGGTCGCGTTCGTCGAGGAGCACTGGCAGCGCGTCGTCGTCGGCACACCCCTCGCGCGGCTGCTCCCGGCGCGCGACGTCGCCAACGCCGCGATCACCTACTACCTCGGCGCCAACCTGTTCTCCGTCATCGACCCGACCGGCGCCCGCACCGAGGGCGTGTTCGACCTCGCCCGCCGCCTCGCCCCGCGCACCCGGCTCCTCACGCTCCGGTTGCCGCGGCGATAG
- a CDS encoding AI-2E family transporter — protein MPKNSHRAPLRERVLRLGRVGWAVVGIAAAVVVVYSAVSMLSGLAVPLVVAVVLGVLLHPVVDWLERRGLPRGIGASLVLVALAVVVGVAVWVTVVGVIEQSTEIVDRLTVGLTELASLEVQFAGAAVDLSVVDLGEATQAISGGIASLFGSVFSGAAAFAMGTFIAVFFLFYILADWARVKGFVMRYTAIGATSGHDVVEEATITLRRYFGAMTLSNLIAAVLIALAAALMDVPLAFSIGLVTFVTSYVPFLGAIFSGAFAVLIALGSRGPVHALVLLGVILVMQNLLQTLILTKLSSDRLRLHPIVNLGSTVAGTVFAGLLGATLSAPLVVMLRDVVGHLRERPDDGEAPRPTPAAPAPSPEEDAP, from the coding sequence TTGCCGAAGAACAGCCACCGAGCGCCGCTGCGTGAGCGCGTGCTGCGCCTTGGCCGCGTCGGGTGGGCCGTGGTGGGCATCGCGGCCGCGGTGGTCGTCGTCTACTCGGCCGTGTCGATGCTCAGCGGCCTCGCGGTCCCCCTGGTGGTCGCGGTCGTGCTGGGTGTCCTGCTGCACCCGGTGGTCGACTGGCTCGAACGGCGCGGCCTGCCGCGCGGGATCGGCGCGTCACTGGTGCTGGTCGCGCTGGCCGTCGTGGTGGGCGTCGCGGTGTGGGTCACCGTCGTCGGCGTCATCGAGCAGTCCACGGAGATCGTCGACCGCCTGACCGTCGGCCTGACGGAGCTCGCCTCGCTTGAGGTGCAGTTCGCGGGCGCGGCGGTGGACCTGTCGGTGGTCGACCTGGGCGAGGCGACCCAGGCGATCAGCGGCGGGATCGCGTCGCTGTTCGGCAGCGTGTTCTCAGGCGCGGCGGCGTTCGCGATGGGGACGTTCATCGCCGTGTTCTTCCTGTTCTACATCCTGGCGGACTGGGCCCGCGTCAAGGGCTTCGTCATGCGGTACACCGCGATCGGCGCGACGTCAGGCCACGACGTCGTCGAGGAGGCCACGATCACGCTGCGCCGCTACTTCGGCGCGATGACCCTCTCGAACCTGATCGCGGCGGTCCTCATCGCGCTCGCCGCCGCGTTGATGGACGTGCCGCTGGCGTTCTCGATCGGGCTCGTGACCTTCGTGACCTCCTATGTCCCGTTCCTCGGAGCGATCTTCTCCGGAGCGTTCGCGGTGCTCATCGCGCTCGGGTCGCGCGGCCCGGTCCACGCGCTCGTCCTGCTCGGCGTGATCCTGGTGATGCAGAACCTGCTGCAGACCCTCATCCTCACCAAGCTCTCCTCCGATCGGCTGCGCCTGCACCCCATCGTCAACCTCGGCTCGACCGTCGCGGGCACCGTGTTCGCCGGCCTGCTCGGCGCGACGCTGTCCGCTCCCCTGGTGGTCATGCTGCGCGACGTCGTCGGACACCTGCGCGAGCGCCCGGACGACGGCGAGGCGCCTCGCCCCACGCCAGCCGCCCCGGCGCCGTCGCCGGAGGAGGACGCCCCGTAG